A stretch of Roseibium porphyridii DNA encodes these proteins:
- a CDS encoding flagellar basal body P-ring protein FlgI, whose product MVLCAVTVWLLTPASAASRIKDIADFEGIRENQLIGYGLVVGLNGTGDSLNNAPFTQQSLQAMLERLGVNTRNVDLNTDTVAAVMVTANLPPFATQGTRIDVNVSALGDSESLQGGTLLVTPLVGADGEVYAIAQGSVAIGGFSAQADAASVVRGVPTSGRIANGGLVERELEFRLASLTTLRLALRNPDLTTARRIALSINELIGMPTAEPLDPSTVRLDLPRQYDGNIVDLLTDIEQLIVEPDLAARIVIDENSGIIVMGQDVKVSMVAVAQGNLTVTIAESPQVSQPLPFANGQTAVVPRSEVGVDEDGTKLAIVPETVTLKQLVDGLNALGIGPRDMISILQAIKASGALQADIEVL is encoded by the coding sequence ATGGTCCTTTGCGCAGTGACCGTCTGGCTTTTGACGCCGGCGTCAGCAGCTTCCCGGATCAAGGATATCGCCGACTTTGAGGGAATTCGTGAAAACCAGTTGATCGGCTACGGTCTTGTTGTCGGCCTGAACGGCACCGGCGACTCGCTTAACAATGCCCCGTTTACCCAGCAGAGCCTGCAGGCAATGCTTGAACGGTTGGGCGTCAACACAAGAAACGTGGATCTGAATACCGACACGGTCGCGGCAGTGATGGTTACGGCAAACCTGCCGCCCTTTGCCACGCAGGGAACCCGGATAGACGTCAATGTGAGTGCACTTGGCGATTCTGAATCGCTGCAAGGTGGAACGCTCCTTGTGACGCCGCTGGTCGGTGCCGATGGCGAAGTCTATGCTATTGCACAAGGATCTGTTGCAATCGGTGGTTTCTCCGCCCAGGCCGATGCAGCGTCGGTCGTACGCGGCGTGCCGACATCTGGCCGGATCGCAAACGGCGGCCTTGTTGAACGGGAACTGGAGTTCAGGCTCGCGTCTCTGACTACACTGCGTCTCGCCCTTCGCAATCCCGACCTGACAACGGCGCGCCGGATCGCACTTTCCATCAACGAACTCATCGGCATGCCAACGGCGGAACCGTTGGATCCATCGACAGTTCGCCTTGATCTTCCACGTCAATACGATGGCAACATTGTCGATCTTTTGACCGACATCGAACAGTTGATCGTCGAACCGGATTTGGCAGCCAGGATCGTGATCGATGAAAACTCCGGCATTATCGTGATGGGGCAGGATGTGAAGGTTTCGATGGTTGCGGTCGCACAGGGCAACTTGACTGTAACGATTGCAGAATCGCCGCAAGTATCTCAACCTCTTCCCTTCGCAAACGGTCAGACAGCAGTTGTGCCGCGCTCGGAGGTTGGTGTGGACGAGGATGGAACAAAGCTCGCGATCGTTCCTGAAACAGTCACTTTGAAGCAACTTGTTGACGGATTGAATGCCCTGGGCATCGGCCCTCGCGACATGATTTCAATCCTGCAGGCAATCAAAGCCTCTGGTGCTCTTCAAGCGGATATCGAGGTGCTGTAG